Proteins found in one Salvelinus alpinus chromosome 11, SLU_Salpinus.1, whole genome shotgun sequence genomic segment:
- the LOC139534314 gene encoding galactose-3-O-sulfotransferase 2-like isoform X2, translating into MRLGLGRYRVGPMWLWKALLVFVAIAFAGQLLGVIFNKSLQQDRSRSLFSSDGQGPSLGSCRPHSHVMFLKTHKTASSTVLNMLYRYGEERDLCFALPLGYQFGYPLPFNAHRVKGYRGPHVAEFSIMGNHMRFNKPEVEKVMPVDTFYFSIMRDPVALAESSYAYYKAVAPAFKKAKGLGDFADNPRKYYDPRLRNNHYARNLLWFDFGLDHNANFSTTLARRGEAAVRRAFKLILVSEHFDQSMVLLRHALCWPLDAIVSFSLNARQQKPSGGSSWVGKAAVAQPPALALTDDQRLKLREWNALDWHLYQAFNRSFWNEVDRFGRTRMDQEVALLRTRRDVLARACLRDGGRPVEASRIRDKTIRPFQSGLVKILGYELQPGLDNATHQSCLRMIRPEIQYKDLLDARQFPRAAPQAAQAQAPAIPAGGAYVRKDPSSQLRTRELGVGEGGGGGVGGGTGEDRSRLSRSNNNNNNQTLLRGGGGKGKIK; encoded by the exons ATGCGGCTAGGGCTGGGGCGCTATCGAGTGGGGCCCATGTGGCTCTGGAAGGCCCTGCTGGTGTTCGTGGCCATCGCCTTCGCAGGACAGTTACTGGGGGTCATCTTCAACAAAAG CCTCCAGCAGGACAGGTCGCGGTCCCTGTTCTCATCCGACGGCCAGGGCCCGTCTCTGGGCTCCTGTCGGCCCCACAGCCACGTCATGTTCCTGAAGACCCACAAGACAGCCAGCAGCACTGTTCTCAACATGCTTTACCGATACGGAGAG GAGAGGGATCTGTGCTTCGCCCTGCCTCTGGGGTACCAGTTTGGCTACCCTCTCCCCTTCAACGCACACAGGGTCAAAGGTTATAGAGGGCCCCACGTGGCCGAGTTCAGCATTATGGGAAACCACATGCGCTTCAACAAACCAGAG GTAGAGAAGGTGATGCCAGTGGACACCTTCTACTTCTCTATCATGCGTGACCCCGTAGCGCTGGCCGAGTCGTCCTATGCCTATTACAAAGCTGTCGCCCCCGCCTTCAAGAAGGCCAAAG GCCTGGGAGACTTCGCCGACAACCCCAGGAAGTACTACGACCCCCGTCTCCGTAACAACCACTACGCCCGCAACCTGCTCTGGTTCGACTTCGGCCTGGACCACAACGCCAACTTCTCGACCACACTGGCCCGACGAGGCGAGGCGGCCGTCCGACGCGCCTTCAAACTCATCCTGGTCTCTGAGCACTTTGACCAATCCATG gtcCTGCTGCGCCACGCCCTCTGCTGGCCGCTGGACGCCATCGTCTCCTTCAGTCTCAACGCCCGCCAGCAGAAGCCCAGCGGAGGCAGCTCCTGGGTGGGTAAAGCTGCAGTTGCGCAGCCCCCCGCCCTGGCTCTAACAGACGACCAACGTCTAAAGCTCCGCGAGTGGAACGCCCTGGACTGGCACCTCTACCAGGCCTTCAACCGCTCCTTCTGGAACGAGGTGGATCGCTTCGGGAGAACCAGGATGGACCAGGAGGTCGCTCTTCTCCGTACCCGCCGGGATGTGCTGGCCCGGGCCTGCCTGAGGGATGGCGGGAGACCTGTGGAGGCCAGCCGCATCCGCGACAAGACCATCAGGCCCTTCCAGAGCGGCTTGGTGAAGATCCTGGGATATGAGCTCCAGCCTGGGCTGGACAACGCTACTCATCAGTCCTGTCTGAGGATGATCAGGCCAGAGATCCAGTATAAGGACCTGCTGGATGCCAGGCAGTTCCCCAGGGCTGCTCCCCAGGCTGCCCAAGCCCAGGCTCCGGCTATCCCTGCTGGGGGAGCCTACGTGAGGAAAGACCCTTCTTCCCAACTCAGGACACGAGAGCTGGGGgtgggggaaggaggaggaggaggagtaggagggggGACGGGGGAGGACAGGAGTCGGCTATCtcgtagtaataataataataataaccagaCATTGctacgaggaggaggagggaaagggaaGATAAAATAG
- the LOC139534314 gene encoding galactose-3-O-sulfotransferase 2-like isoform X1, whose protein sequence is MAFKRRARRMRLGLGRYRVGPMWLWKALLVFVAIAFAGQLLGVIFNKSLQQDRSRSLFSSDGQGPSLGSCRPHSHVMFLKTHKTASSTVLNMLYRYGEERDLCFALPLGYQFGYPLPFNAHRVKGYRGPHVAEFSIMGNHMRFNKPEVEKVMPVDTFYFSIMRDPVALAESSYAYYKAVAPAFKKAKGLGDFADNPRKYYDPRLRNNHYARNLLWFDFGLDHNANFSTTLARRGEAAVRRAFKLILVSEHFDQSMVLLRHALCWPLDAIVSFSLNARQQKPSGGSSWVGKAAVAQPPALALTDDQRLKLREWNALDWHLYQAFNRSFWNEVDRFGRTRMDQEVALLRTRRDVLARACLRDGGRPVEASRIRDKTIRPFQSGLVKILGYELQPGLDNATHQSCLRMIRPEIQYKDLLDARQFPRAAPQAAQAQAPAIPAGGAYVRKDPSSQLRTRELGVGEGGGGGVGGGTGEDRSRLSRSNNNNNNQTLLRGGGGKGKIK, encoded by the exons gAGGATGCGGCTAGGGCTGGGGCGCTATCGAGTGGGGCCCATGTGGCTCTGGAAGGCCCTGCTGGTGTTCGTGGCCATCGCCTTCGCAGGACAGTTACTGGGGGTCATCTTCAACAAAAG CCTCCAGCAGGACAGGTCGCGGTCCCTGTTCTCATCCGACGGCCAGGGCCCGTCTCTGGGCTCCTGTCGGCCCCACAGCCACGTCATGTTCCTGAAGACCCACAAGACAGCCAGCAGCACTGTTCTCAACATGCTTTACCGATACGGAGAG GAGAGGGATCTGTGCTTCGCCCTGCCTCTGGGGTACCAGTTTGGCTACCCTCTCCCCTTCAACGCACACAGGGTCAAAGGTTATAGAGGGCCCCACGTGGCCGAGTTCAGCATTATGGGAAACCACATGCGCTTCAACAAACCAGAG GTAGAGAAGGTGATGCCAGTGGACACCTTCTACTTCTCTATCATGCGTGACCCCGTAGCGCTGGCCGAGTCGTCCTATGCCTATTACAAAGCTGTCGCCCCCGCCTTCAAGAAGGCCAAAG GCCTGGGAGACTTCGCCGACAACCCCAGGAAGTACTACGACCCCCGTCTCCGTAACAACCACTACGCCCGCAACCTGCTCTGGTTCGACTTCGGCCTGGACCACAACGCCAACTTCTCGACCACACTGGCCCGACGAGGCGAGGCGGCCGTCCGACGCGCCTTCAAACTCATCCTGGTCTCTGAGCACTTTGACCAATCCATG gtcCTGCTGCGCCACGCCCTCTGCTGGCCGCTGGACGCCATCGTCTCCTTCAGTCTCAACGCCCGCCAGCAGAAGCCCAGCGGAGGCAGCTCCTGGGTGGGTAAAGCTGCAGTTGCGCAGCCCCCCGCCCTGGCTCTAACAGACGACCAACGTCTAAAGCTCCGCGAGTGGAACGCCCTGGACTGGCACCTCTACCAGGCCTTCAACCGCTCCTTCTGGAACGAGGTGGATCGCTTCGGGAGAACCAGGATGGACCAGGAGGTCGCTCTTCTCCGTACCCGCCGGGATGTGCTGGCCCGGGCCTGCCTGAGGGATGGCGGGAGACCTGTGGAGGCCAGCCGCATCCGCGACAAGACCATCAGGCCCTTCCAGAGCGGCTTGGTGAAGATCCTGGGATATGAGCTCCAGCCTGGGCTGGACAACGCTACTCATCAGTCCTGTCTGAGGATGATCAGGCCAGAGATCCAGTATAAGGACCTGCTGGATGCCAGGCAGTTCCCCAGGGCTGCTCCCCAGGCTGCCCAAGCCCAGGCTCCGGCTATCCCTGCTGGGGGAGCCTACGTGAGGAAAGACCCTTCTTCCCAACTCAGGACACGAGAGCTGGGGgtgggggaaggaggaggaggaggagtaggagggggGACGGGGGAGGACAGGAGTCGGCTATCtcgtagtaataataataataataaccagaCATTGctacgaggaggaggagggaaagggaaGATAAAATAG